The following proteins come from a genomic window of Synechococcus sp. NB0720_010:
- a CDS encoding F0F1 ATP synthase subunit B translates to MTIPSLFASHGGFGLNLNVFETNIVNLAIVLFGLYKFLPNFLGSILERRRAIILADLKDAEERLSSATAALSQAQQDLAAAQQKAEQIRVDGKARAEAIRLDSEKRTIDEMARLKQGAAADLDAEASRVSNQLRREAARLAIEKALATLPGKLNAEAQAQLVDQSIKTLGNA, encoded by the coding sequence ATGACCATTCCTTCCCTCTTCGCCAGCCACGGTGGCTTTGGTCTGAACCTCAACGTGTTCGAGACCAACATCGTCAACCTGGCGATCGTGCTCTTCGGCCTCTACAAGTTTCTGCCCAACTTCCTGGGCAGCATCCTTGAGCGCCGCCGCGCGATCATCCTGGCCGACCTGAAGGACGCTGAAGAGCGCCTCAGCTCAGCCACCGCCGCCCTCTCTCAAGCCCAGCAGGATCTGGCCGCTGCTCAGCAGAAGGCCGAACAGATTCGTGTTGACGGCAAGGCTCGCGCTGAAGCGATCCGCCTTGATTCTGAGAAGCGCACCATCGATGAGATGGCTCGTCTCAAGCAAGGTGCTGCCGCTGATCTCGACGCTGAGGCGTCCCGCGTCAGCAACCAGCTCCGCCGTGAGGCGGCTCGCTTGGCCATTGAGAAGGCTCTCGCCACCCTGCCCGGCAAGCTCAATGCTGAAGCCCAGGCGCAGTTGGTGGATCAGTCCATCAAAACGTTGGGGAACGCCTGA
- a CDS encoding DUF3326 domain-containing protein yields the protein MTRPGAPLPTVMVVPTGIGCEVGGYAGDAVPAARLLAAASGCLITHPNVMNGASLYWSDPRIHYVEGSSLDRFAAAELALQPVRSQRIGLLLDAGIEEELRLRHLQVADGCRASLGLSLGPVETTTAPIGVSLSQGKSGASWGQLARPDVLLEAGERLRDAGATAIAVIARFPDDPDSEALTAYRQGGGVDALAGAEAVISHWLSRQLNLPCAHAPALSPLEIDPQLDPRAAGEELGYTFLPCVLVGLSRAPALWPADQAPAESIRAEQIGAVVAPAGALGGAAVLACAERGIPVIAVENPCVLSVTAEALGIEVLRAKSYSEAAGLLLALREGISPEALQRPLRRLV from the coding sequence ATGACCCGCCCTGGCGCCCCCTTGCCCACCGTGATGGTGGTGCCCACGGGCATCGGCTGTGAGGTGGGCGGCTATGCGGGTGATGCGGTGCCCGCGGCGCGCTTGTTGGCGGCCGCCAGTGGCTGCTTGATCACCCATCCCAATGTGATGAATGGGGCCTCGCTCTATTGGAGTGACCCCCGCATTCACTACGTCGAGGGATCAAGCCTCGATCGTTTCGCTGCCGCTGAACTGGCGCTCCAGCCGGTTCGTTCTCAGCGCATTGGTCTGCTGCTGGATGCCGGTATCGAGGAGGAGCTGCGGCTGCGGCACCTGCAGGTGGCCGACGGTTGCCGGGCCAGCCTCGGGCTGAGCCTGGGTCCGGTGGAAACCACTACGGCTCCGATCGGCGTCAGCCTGAGCCAGGGGAAGAGCGGTGCCAGCTGGGGTCAGCTGGCGCGTCCCGACGTCTTGCTGGAGGCTGGGGAGCGCCTGCGCGATGCCGGTGCCACGGCCATCGCCGTGATCGCCCGCTTTCCGGATGACCCCGATAGCGAGGCCCTGACGGCCTACCGCCAGGGGGGCGGCGTTGATGCCCTGGCTGGTGCCGAGGCGGTGATCAGCCACTGGCTGAGCCGTCAGCTGAATCTGCCCTGTGCCCATGCGCCGGCGCTGAGCCCCCTGGAGATCGATCCCCAGTTGGATCCCCGGGCGGCGGGCGAGGAGCTGGGTTACACCTTCCTGCCCTGCGTGCTGGTGGGTCTGAGCCGCGCTCCAGCCCTCTGGCCAGCGGACCAGGCCCCCGCCGAATCGATTCGCGCGGAACAGATCGGTGCTGTGGTGGCCCCGGCTGGAGCCCTGGGGGGCGCGGCGGTCCTGGCCTGCGCTGAGCGCGGCATTCCGGTGATCGCCGTGGAGAACCCCTGCGTTCTGTCGGTGACGGCCGAGGCCTTGGGGATCGAGGTGCTCCGGGCTAAGAGCTACAGCGAGGCCGCTGGGCTGCTGCTGGCCCTGCGGGAGGGCATCAGTCCCGAGGCGCTGCAGCGTCCGCTGCGGCGGCTGGTCTGA
- the ald gene encoding alanine dehydrogenase encodes MAGSIAPIASIGVPREIKPDEQRVALTPDAVRELVSHGLSVRVEHQAGAGAGIEDAAYVAAGAELVSREEAWGAHLVVKVKEPQTEEFPFLRADQVLFTYLHLAAYPAVGEALIEAGTTAIAYETVQLSDGSLPLLAPMSEIAGRLAAQVGAHLLEKPHGGRGVLMGGCTGVRPARVVVLGAGSVGWNAARVAAAMDAEVLLLDLSPERLRQLEPARQGRMVSLVSSVGRLERLIPSADLVIGAVLRPGDRAPTLVSEDLVKQMQPGSVIVDVAIDQGGCIATSRETTHTDPVVTIHGVQHYAVGNMPGAVPYTSTEALVSVTLPYILAIAGRGLIEAVTDRPELVSGLNTVGGSVCHPGVAKALGVGNRHPMACLN; translated from the coding sequence ATGGCCGGCTCCATCGCACCGATCGCCAGCATCGGCGTGCCACGGGAAATCAAGCCCGATGAGCAGCGGGTCGCGCTGACGCCCGATGCCGTGCGCGAGCTGGTGAGCCATGGCCTCTCGGTGCGGGTGGAGCACCAGGCCGGCGCCGGCGCCGGAATTGAGGACGCGGCCTATGTCGCCGCCGGGGCGGAACTGGTCAGCCGCGAGGAGGCCTGGGGCGCGCACCTGGTGGTCAAGGTCAAGGAACCCCAGACAGAGGAATTCCCCTTCCTGCGCGCCGATCAGGTGCTCTTCACCTACCTGCACCTCGCCGCCTACCCCGCCGTCGGCGAGGCCCTGATCGAGGCCGGCACCACCGCCATCGCCTACGAGACGGTTCAGCTCTCCGACGGCAGCCTGCCGCTGCTGGCGCCCATGAGCGAGATCGCCGGCCGGCTCGCCGCCCAGGTGGGCGCGCACCTGCTGGAGAAACCCCACGGCGGGCGCGGCGTTCTCATGGGCGGCTGCACCGGGGTGCGGCCGGCCCGAGTGGTGGTCCTGGGGGCCGGCAGTGTCGGCTGGAACGCCGCCCGGGTCGCCGCCGCGATGGATGCGGAGGTGCTGCTGCTGGATCTCTCCCCCGAGAGACTGCGGCAACTGGAGCCGGCACGCCAAGGGCGGATGGTGAGCCTGGTCAGCAGCGTTGGCCGCCTGGAGCGATTGATCCCGAGCGCCGACCTGGTCATCGGCGCGGTGCTGCGTCCGGGCGATCGCGCCCCGACCCTCGTGAGCGAGGACCTCGTCAAACAGATGCAACCGGGTTCGGTGATCGTCGATGTCGCCATCGACCAGGGGGGCTGCATCGCCACCAGCCGGGAGACGACCCACACCGATCCGGTGGTGACCATCCATGGCGTGCAGCACTACGCCGTCGGCAACATGCCCGGCGCCGTGCCCTACACCTCCACCGAGGCCCTGGTCAGCGTCACCCTGCCCTACATCCTGGCGATCGCCGGTCGGGGCCTGATCGAGGCGGTCACCGACCGGCCCGAACTGGTCTCAGGCCTGAATACCGTCGGCGGCTCCGTCTGCCATCCCGGCGTGGCCAAAGCGCTGGGGGTGGGCAATCGTCACCCGATGGCCTGCCTGAACTAG
- the atpH gene encoding ATP synthase F1 subunit delta yields the protein MPLLNTITTPYAEAFLQVADSRKETDEVVDQAKAVLGLWNESADFREAMGSPVIEVDAKKAALEKLFAEQLKPSFLNLLKLLADRQRIGMLDAVLDRTLELYREQRNIALASVTSASALTEEQQAELSKKVQAVAGTDKLEINLSVDPTLIGGFVVKVGSKVIDASLAGQVRRLGLALAKVS from the coding sequence ATGCCGCTGCTCAACACCATTACGACCCCCTACGCCGAAGCGTTCCTGCAGGTTGCTGACAGCCGCAAGGAAACCGACGAGGTGGTGGATCAGGCCAAGGCCGTTCTCGGCCTCTGGAATGAGTCAGCTGATTTCCGGGAAGCCATGGGCTCTCCTGTGATCGAGGTTGACGCCAAAAAGGCGGCCCTTGAGAAGCTGTTCGCTGAGCAACTCAAGCCCTCTTTCCTCAATCTGCTGAAGCTCCTGGCTGATCGCCAGCGCATCGGCATGCTCGACGCGGTGCTGGATCGCACCCTCGAGCTCTACCGCGAGCAGCGCAATATCGCTCTCGCCTCTGTCACCTCTGCCTCTGCTCTCACTGAGGAGCAACAGGCTGAGCTCAGCAAGAAGGTTCAGGCCGTGGCCGGTACCGACAAGCTGGAGATCAATCTGAGTGTCGACCCCACTTTGATCGGCGGTTTCGTCGTCAAGGTCGGCTCCAAGGTGATTGACGCCAGCCTCGCGGGTCAGGTGCGTCGCCTCGGACTGGCGCTGGCCAAGGTGAGCTAG
- the atpA gene encoding F0F1 ATP synthase subunit alpha, whose product MVSIRPDEISAILKQQIADYDKSVSVSNVGTVLQVGDGIARVYGLEQVMAGELIQFEDGTEGIALNLEDDNVGAVLMGEGRGIQEGSTVKATGKIASVPVGDAMLGRVVNPLGQAIDGKGDIPTSETRLIESMAPGIIQRKSVHEPMQTGITAIDAMIPIGRGQRELIIGDRQTGKTAIAIDTIINQKGEDVVCVYVAVGQKAASVANVVEVLREKGALDYTVIVAANASESAALQYLAPYTGAAIAESFMYKGKATLVIYDDLTKQAQAYRQMSLLLRRPPGREAYPGDVFYCHSRLLERAAKLSDAMGKGSMTALPIIETQAGDVSAYIPTNVISITDGQVFLSSDLFNSGLRPAINVGISVSRVGGAAQTKAIKKIAGTLKLELAQFDELAAFSQFASDLDAATQQQLARGKRLREILKQPQFSPLILAEQVAVVYAGVKGLIDEVPVESVVQFCRELREYLKTNKPEFINKIQTEKQLSEDAEAMLKAAINEVKSSMLAAA is encoded by the coding sequence ATGGTTTCCATCCGCCCCGACGAGATCAGCGCGATCCTCAAGCAACAGATCGCTGATTACGACAAGTCGGTTTCCGTCAGCAACGTCGGCACCGTGCTGCAGGTCGGCGACGGCATCGCCCGCGTCTATGGCCTCGAGCAGGTCATGGCCGGTGAGCTGATCCAGTTCGAAGACGGCACCGAAGGCATTGCTCTCAACCTCGAAGACGACAACGTCGGCGCGGTGTTGATGGGTGAGGGTCGCGGCATCCAAGAGGGCAGCACCGTCAAGGCCACCGGCAAGATCGCCTCGGTGCCCGTCGGCGACGCCATGCTCGGCCGTGTGGTGAACCCCTTGGGTCAGGCCATCGATGGCAAGGGTGATATCCCCACCAGCGAGACCCGCCTGATCGAATCGATGGCGCCTGGCATCATCCAGCGCAAGTCGGTGCATGAGCCCATGCAGACCGGCATCACCGCCATCGACGCGATGATCCCCATCGGTCGTGGCCAGCGCGAGCTGATCATTGGCGACCGCCAGACCGGCAAGACCGCCATCGCGATCGACACGATCATCAACCAGAAGGGCGAGGACGTCGTCTGCGTCTACGTCGCTGTCGGCCAGAAGGCTGCCTCTGTGGCCAACGTCGTTGAGGTGCTCCGCGAGAAGGGCGCCCTCGATTACACCGTGATCGTGGCTGCGAACGCCTCCGAGTCCGCTGCTCTGCAGTACCTGGCTCCCTACACCGGCGCAGCCATCGCTGAGTCCTTCATGTACAAGGGCAAGGCCACCCTGGTCATCTATGACGACCTGACCAAGCAGGCCCAGGCCTACCGTCAGATGTCCCTGCTGCTCCGTCGTCCCCCCGGTCGTGAGGCCTACCCCGGCGACGTGTTCTATTGCCACAGCCGCCTGCTCGAGCGCGCCGCCAAGCTGAGCGACGCCATGGGCAAGGGCTCCATGACCGCCCTGCCGATCATCGAAACCCAGGCTGGTGACGTCTCGGCGTACATCCCGACCAACGTGATCTCCATCACCGACGGTCAGGTCTTCCTGAGCTCCGACCTCTTCAACTCCGGTCTCCGCCCCGCCATCAACGTGGGTATCTCCGTGAGCCGTGTTGGTGGTGCTGCCCAGACCAAGGCCATCAAGAAGATCGCCGGTACCCTCAAGCTTGAGCTGGCTCAGTTCGATGAACTGGCCGCCTTCTCCCAGTTCGCCTCCGACCTGGATGCTGCGACTCAGCAGCAGCTGGCCCGCGGTAAGCGTCTCCGCGAGATCCTCAAGCAGCCCCAGTTCAGCCCCCTGATCCTGGCTGAGCAGGTCGCCGTGGTTTACGCCGGCGTCAAGGGCCTGATCGACGAAGTTCCCGTCGAGTCCGTCGTTCAGTTCTGCCGCGAGCTCCGCGAGTACCTGAAGACCAACAAGCCCGAGTTCATCAACAAGATCCAGACCGAGAAGCAGCTCAGCGAAGACGCTGAGGCCATGCTCAAGGCTGCCATCAACGAAGTGAAGTCTTCGATGCTGGCTGCGGCCTGA
- a CDS encoding 2Fe-2S iron-sulfur cluster-binding protein, with product MGETYTVVCELDGTSHSFSCAADQTVLAAAEAAGVAVPSSCCSGVCTTCAAVVKEGSVHQPDAMGVKAELRDQGFALLCVAYPRSDLKVLAGQEDALYEAQFGQYQK from the coding sequence ATGGGCGAGACCTACACCGTTGTCTGTGAACTCGACGGCACCAGCCACAGCTTCAGCTGCGCTGCCGATCAGACCGTTCTCGCTGCTGCGGAAGCCGCCGGTGTGGCTGTCCCCAGCTCCTGCTGCTCCGGTGTCTGCACCACCTGCGCTGCCGTGGTGAAAGAGGGATCTGTTCATCAGCCCGACGCCATGGGCGTCAAGGCTGAGCTGCGGGATCAGGGTTTTGCGCTGCTCTGTGTGGCCTATCCCCGCAGCGACCTCAAGGTGCTCGCCGGCCAAGAAGACGCGCTCTATGAGGCGCAGTTCGGTCAATACCAAAAGTGA
- a CDS encoding F0F1 ATP synthase subunit gamma, which translates to MANLKEIRDRISSVKNTRKITEAMRLVAAAKVRRAQEQVLRSRPFADRLARVLENLQTRMQFETADAPLLENRDVRTITLLAVTGDRGLCGGYNANIIKRTEQRHAELKSQGYDVDLVLIGRKVATYFQNRASQYTIRATFMGLEQVPSAAEAGKIADEVLAEFLSGTTDRVEIIFTKFINLVSSKPVSQTLLPLDPQGIASADDEIFRLTTRDGQLGVETGTVNNDQPSLPSDLVFEQSPDQLLNALLPLYLQNQLLRSLQEAAASELASRMTAMNNASDNAKALAKSLTLDYNKARQAAITQEILEVVGGASAMA; encoded by the coding sequence ATGGCCAACCTGAAGGAGATCCGCGACAGGATCAGTTCCGTTAAAAACACCCGGAAGATCACCGAGGCCATGCGCCTCGTGGCAGCCGCCAAGGTCCGCCGGGCACAGGAACAGGTTCTGCGCAGCCGTCCGTTTGCTGATCGTCTTGCCCGCGTTCTGGAGAATCTCCAGACCCGGATGCAGTTCGAGACCGCTGACGCGCCGCTGCTCGAGAACCGCGACGTCCGCACCATCACCCTGCTCGCCGTGACCGGCGACCGAGGTCTGTGCGGTGGCTACAACGCCAACATCATCAAGCGCACGGAACAGCGTCACGCTGAGCTGAAGTCTCAGGGTTATGACGTGGATCTGGTGTTGATCGGCCGCAAGGTCGCCACCTACTTCCAGAACCGCGCCAGCCAGTACACGATTCGCGCCACCTTCATGGGGCTCGAGCAGGTCCCCAGCGCTGCTGAGGCCGGCAAGATCGCCGACGAGGTGCTCGCCGAGTTCCTCTCCGGCACCACCGATCGTGTCGAGATCATCTTCACCAAGTTCATCAACCTGGTGAGCTCGAAGCCTGTTTCCCAGACCCTGCTGCCCCTGGATCCCCAGGGCATTGCCAGCGCGGACGACGAGATTTTCCGTCTCACCACCCGCGACGGTCAGCTGGGCGTTGAAACAGGAACGGTCAACAACGACCAGCCTTCTCTGCCTTCTGATCTGGTGTTCGAGCAGAGCCCCGATCAGCTGCTGAATGCACTGCTGCCTCTGTATCTGCAGAACCAGCTGCTGCGTTCCCTGCAGGAGGCGGCCGCTTCCGAGCTCGCCAGCCGGATGACCGCCATGAACAACGCCAGCGACAACGCCAAGGCGCTCGCGAAGTCCCTGACCCTGGACTACAACAAGGCCCGCCAGGCCGCCATTACCCAGGAGATCCTGGAAGTGGTCGGCGGTGCTTCTGCCATGGCCTGA
- a CDS encoding YchJ family protein has product MAGFGVRKDPCPCGGGVYADCCEPFHLGQSLPATAEQLMRSRYSAFSRNLINYLIETHPSPEPVAERRQALMASNRGVRWTQLRISAREAGGEADLSGRVSFEAHYRQAGQTHLLRECSRFGREGGVLEGRWLYLDGKA; this is encoded by the coding sequence ATGGCGGGCTTTGGCGTGCGCAAGGACCCCTGCCCCTGCGGCGGCGGGGTCTACGCCGACTGTTGTGAGCCGTTCCACCTGGGCCAGTCCCTGCCGGCCACGGCTGAGCAGTTGATGCGCTCGCGCTACAGCGCCTTCAGCCGCAACCTGATCAACTACTTGATCGAGACCCACCCCTCCCCTGAGCCCGTGGCCGAGCGGCGTCAAGCCCTCATGGCCAGCAACCGCGGCGTGCGCTGGACCCAACTGCGGATCAGCGCACGGGAGGCCGGAGGCGAGGCTGACCTCAGCGGCCGGGTGAGCTTCGAGGCCCACTACCGCCAGGCGGGGCAGACCCATCTGCTGCGGGAGTGCTCCCGCTTTGGTCGCGAGGGTGGGGTGCTCGAGGGGCGTTGGCTCTATCTCGACGGCAAGGCCTAG
- a CDS encoding putative 2OG-Fe(II) oxygenase, protein MTLSLQPLFPLALGTADLALDPMDAVLLLQDVLALRGEDSGNPHPGCAWTGDINGVWRVHQLPAFAAISDQVRRHAWAYLEQLGFHCDQVALHIQRSWPVVSEPGQAVGRHHHPNAHLSAIVYLNGDGSGRSGCLRLYPARQSNELVPGLSVGHGGPLEGALHWNAPHFDLAPRAGLLVLFPAQIDHAVTANEDEGDLRVSLAFDLALSAPLYEQPGLAPPEYLAPHPQQWGVLPGP, encoded by the coding sequence ATGACGCTTTCCCTGCAACCGCTCTTCCCTTTGGCCCTGGGCACCGCAGATCTGGCCCTGGATCCGATGGATGCGGTGTTACTGCTCCAGGATGTCCTGGCTCTGCGGGGCGAGGACAGCGGCAACCCCCATCCCGGTTGCGCCTGGACCGGCGACATCAACGGTGTCTGGCGGGTTCACCAGCTTCCGGCTTTTGCGGCCATTAGCGATCAGGTGCGCCGGCATGCCTGGGCGTACCTGGAGCAACTGGGCTTCCACTGCGACCAGGTGGCCCTGCACATTCAGCGGTCCTGGCCGGTGGTGAGTGAACCGGGCCAGGCGGTGGGCCGTCATCACCATCCCAATGCCCATCTGAGCGCCATCGTCTACCTCAATGGCGATGGCTCCGGCCGCAGTGGTTGCCTTCGGCTTTACCCCGCCCGGCAGAGCAATGAGCTGGTGCCAGGCTTATCCGTGGGCCATGGCGGTCCCCTCGAGGGGGCCCTGCACTGGAATGCCCCCCACTTCGATTTGGCCCCACGGGCTGGGTTGCTGGTGCTCTTTCCCGCACAGATCGACCACGCCGTCACGGCCAATGAGGACGAGGGCGATCTGCGGGTGTCCCTGGCCTTTGATCTGGCCTTGAGTGCACCGCTCTATGAGCAGCCTGGGCTGGCCCCACCGGAATACCTGGCTCCGCACCCGCAGCAGTGGGGCGTCCTGCCCGGGCCGTGA
- a CDS encoding NAD+ synthase codes for MRVALAQINPLVGDLSGNGAQLLEACRHAAEGGADLVVSSELALWGYPPRDLLLRPSLRHKQDAVLDGLARDLPTGQSLLLGVSETVSDGQQPDLFNSVALVEKGVWRIVARKRLLPSYDVFDERRYFRPAEEPCLLELERGGRRWRLGLTICEDLWVEEQLHSQRLLGGDPVGDLAALKPDLLINLSASPFGQGKPQLRQQLAKSAAQRLGAPVLYVNQAGGNDELIFDGGSFAATANGEVAAQLAFGKADLACWTLGDASAAAPIPCDEELLLRALVLGVRDYARKCGFGKALLGLSGGIDSALVAVLAAAALGAKQVQALLMPSPWSSEGSINDSLELANRLGIGTQTVPIEGLMGGFDAALIAPLGGTPAGVTAENLQSRIRGTLLMAVANQQGQLLLTTGNKSELAVGYCTLYGDMNGGLAVIGDLYKSTVFHLCDWIDSEAAQAVRQELGLPAEGELIGSAIRTKPPSAELRPDQKDSDSLPDYAVLDPLLKALLEEHQSPEELAQQGTDPALAERVMGLLRRAEFKRRQAPPVLKLSQRAFGSGWRMPIAAAAQ; via the coding sequence ATGCGCGTCGCCCTGGCCCAGATCAATCCCCTGGTGGGGGACCTGAGCGGCAACGGGGCTCAACTGCTTGAGGCCTGCCGCCACGCCGCAGAGGGCGGTGCCGACCTGGTGGTCTCATCAGAACTGGCGCTCTGGGGCTACCCCCCGCGGGACCTGCTGCTGCGCCCGTCCCTGCGGCACAAACAAGACGCGGTGCTGGACGGGCTAGCCCGTGACCTGCCAACCGGCCAGAGCCTCTTGCTGGGGGTGAGTGAGACGGTCAGCGATGGTCAGCAGCCCGATCTGTTCAACAGCGTGGCCCTGGTGGAGAAGGGCGTCTGGCGGATCGTGGCCCGCAAACGTCTGCTCCCCAGCTACGACGTCTTCGATGAACGGCGTTACTTCCGCCCGGCCGAAGAGCCTTGCCTGCTGGAGCTCGAGCGGGGGGGGCGCCGCTGGCGCCTGGGCCTGACCATCTGCGAGGACCTCTGGGTGGAGGAGCAGCTCCACAGCCAACGGCTCCTGGGGGGCGATCCGGTGGGGGACTTGGCGGCGCTGAAGCCTGACCTGCTGATCAATCTCTCGGCCTCCCCCTTCGGCCAGGGCAAACCCCAACTGCGGCAACAGCTCGCCAAGAGCGCCGCCCAGCGCCTGGGCGCCCCCGTGCTCTACGTCAACCAGGCGGGAGGCAATGACGAGCTGATCTTTGATGGCGGCAGCTTCGCCGCAACCGCGAACGGTGAGGTGGCCGCTCAGCTGGCCTTTGGAAAAGCGGATCTGGCCTGCTGGACACTCGGCGACGCCTCCGCTGCAGCGCCGATCCCCTGCGACGAAGAACTGCTGCTGAGGGCCCTAGTTCTGGGGGTACGGGACTACGCGCGCAAATGCGGCTTCGGCAAAGCGCTGCTTGGACTGAGCGGTGGCATCGATTCGGCCCTGGTGGCGGTGCTGGCGGCGGCGGCCCTGGGCGCCAAGCAGGTGCAGGCGCTGTTGATGCCCTCGCCCTGGAGTTCAGAGGGCTCCATCAACGACTCCTTGGAGCTCGCCAATCGCCTGGGGATCGGCACCCAGACGGTGCCGATCGAGGGCTTGATGGGTGGATTCGATGCCGCCTTGATCGCTCCCTTGGGGGGGACGCCGGCGGGGGTGACGGCGGAAAACCTGCAATCCCGCATCCGGGGCACCCTGTTGATGGCGGTGGCCAACCAACAGGGACAGCTTCTGCTCACCACGGGCAACAAGAGCGAGCTGGCCGTGGGCTACTGCACCCTCTACGGCGACATGAATGGTGGCCTAGCGGTGATCGGCGACCTCTACAAATCAACCGTGTTTCATCTCTGCGACTGGATTGATTCCGAGGCTGCACAAGCGGTGCGCCAGGAGCTGGGCCTACCGGCGGAGGGGGAATTGATCGGCTCCGCCATTCGCACCAAACCCCCCAGTGCCGAGTTGCGCCCCGATCAAAAAGACAGCGACTCCCTGCCGGATTACGCCGTGCTGGATCCGCTGCTGAAGGCCCTGCTGGAGGAGCACCAAAGCCCCGAGGAGTTGGCCCAGCAGGGAACCGACCCAGCCCTGGCCGAGCGGGTGATGGGGCTGCTGCGCCGGGCGGAGTTCAAGCGACGCCAGGCCCCGCCGGTGCTCAAGCTCAGCCAGCGGGCCTTCGGCAGCGGTTGGCGAATGCCCATCGCAGCTGCGGCGCAGTAG
- a CDS encoding nicotinate-nucleotide adenylyltransferase, with product MSSRELALFGTSADPPTEGHQALLLGLAERYGQVAAWASDNPFKQHGAPLELRAQLLGTLIESLGNDQVQLAQDLSSPKAIETLDRAARRWPDRQLVFVVGGDLAAQIPSWYRAADLLQRCRLTVVPRQGHPMATGALEKLRDLGAQVELLELPVPATASSAIRGGQENSSIPEVLWPELLKHNLYGLTSKLAP from the coding sequence GTGAGCAGCCGCGAACTGGCCCTGTTCGGCACCAGCGCCGATCCCCCGACCGAAGGGCATCAGGCCCTGCTGCTCGGCCTGGCCGAGCGCTACGGCCAGGTGGCGGCCTGGGCCAGCGACAACCCCTTCAAGCAGCACGGGGCACCGCTGGAGCTCCGCGCCCAGCTCCTGGGGACCTTGATCGAGAGCCTGGGCAACGACCAGGTGCAGCTGGCGCAGGACCTCAGCAGTCCAAAAGCGATCGAGACCCTCGATCGCGCCGCCCGCCGCTGGCCGGATCGGCAGCTGGTGTTTGTCGTCGGGGGCGATCTCGCCGCTCAAATCCCCAGTTGGTATCGGGCGGCAGATCTGCTGCAGCGCTGCCGCCTCACCGTGGTGCCGCGCCAGGGCCACCCGATGGCGACAGGCGCCCTGGAGAAGCTGCGGGATCTGGGGGCCCAAGTGGAGCTGCTGGAGCTGCCTGTGCCAGCAACCGCCAGCTCGGCCATTCGCGGCGGGCAAGAGAACAGCTCGATTCCCGAAGTGCTCTGGCCCGAACTGCTCAAGCACAATCTCTATGGCCTCACCTCCAAGCTCGCCCCCTAA